From the genome of Variovorax sp. RA8, one region includes:
- a CDS encoding DesA family fatty acid desaturase: MLLPDFSILNAAIDWLGNGLWDLTWWQVVLYTLFTTHITIAAVTIFLHRTQTHRAMDLGPIPSHFFRFWLWLGTGMVTKEWVAIHRKHHAKCETEEDPHSPQIKGIDEVLWRGAELYRAESKNKETMERYGHGTPDDWLERNLYSRYSWQGVGLMLVLNLALFGALGMAVWAVQMLWIPITAAGVINGIGHYWGYRSFEAPDASRNIMPWGLIIGGEELHNNHHTYPTSAKFSVKKYEFDIGWIYISLMQKIGWAKVKKVPPKMQLGDIQPVADEKTLEAVIANRYEVMAGYAREMRRATKQELALLKDKGADLSALKAAKRWLHRDDDKVPAAVRSNLVQARAAHPVLDKMVTMREELRQLWLNTSQSREQLAADLAAWCHRAEASGIAGLREFSTRLRAARSAER, translated from the coding sequence ATGCTGCTTCCGGATTTCTCCATCTTGAACGCGGCCATCGACTGGCTCGGGAACGGCCTGTGGGATCTCACGTGGTGGCAGGTCGTGCTGTACACGCTGTTCACCACGCACATCACCATCGCTGCGGTCACGATCTTCCTGCACCGCACCCAGACGCACCGGGCCATGGATCTGGGCCCGATCCCTTCCCATTTCTTCCGCTTCTGGCTCTGGCTCGGCACGGGCATGGTGACCAAGGAGTGGGTGGCGATCCATCGCAAGCACCACGCCAAGTGCGAGACCGAGGAAGATCCCCACAGCCCGCAGATCAAAGGCATCGACGAGGTGCTCTGGCGCGGCGCCGAGCTGTACCGCGCCGAGTCGAAGAACAAGGAGACGATGGAGCGCTACGGCCACGGGACTCCGGACGACTGGCTCGAGCGCAATCTCTATTCGCGCTACAGCTGGCAGGGCGTGGGCCTGATGCTGGTGCTCAACCTGGCGCTCTTCGGTGCGCTCGGCATGGCGGTCTGGGCGGTCCAGATGCTGTGGATCCCGATCACTGCGGCCGGCGTCATCAACGGCATTGGCCATTACTGGGGCTACCGCAGCTTCGAGGCACCCGACGCCAGCCGCAACATCATGCCCTGGGGCCTGATCATCGGCGGCGAGGAACTGCACAACAATCACCACACCTATCCCACCTCGGCCAAGTTCTCGGTCAAGAAGTACGAGTTCGACATCGGCTGGATCTACATCAGCCTGATGCAAAAGATCGGCTGGGCGAAGGTCAAGAAGGTCCCGCCGAAGATGCAGTTGGGCGACATCCAGCCGGTGGCCGACGAGAAGACGCTGGAAGCCGTCATCGCCAATCGCTACGAAGTGATGGCCGGGTACGCCCGTGAGATGCGCCGCGCCACCAAGCAGGAACTGGCATTGCTCAAGGACAAGGGCGCCGACCTGTCTGCGCTGAAGGCCGCCAAGCGCTGGCTGCATCGCGACGACGACAAGGTGCCGGCCGCTGTCCGTTCGAACCTGGTGCAGGCCCGTGCGGCCCACCCGGTGCTGGACAAGATGGTGACGATGCGCGAGGAGCTGCGCCAGCTCTGGCTCAACACCTCGCAGTCGCGCGAACAGCTGGCCGCCGATCTGGCTGCCTGGTGCCACCGCGCGGAGGCCAGCGGGATTGCAGGGCTGCGTGAGTTTTCCACCCGCCTGCGCGCCGCGCGCTCAGCGGAGCGCTGA
- a CDS encoding LysR substrate-binding domain-containing protein — protein sequence MNLIWLDDFLALAATGNFSRAADDRHSSQPAFSRRIRALEEWIGADLFDRSSQPATLTEVGEWFAGVAQELNARVARLPGDAKKIAEATSVTLRIASTHALSFTFLPRWLRSLESHTTLGPVQLMSDVLERCEALMLQSKVQFVLSHAHSKAQGALDAEPFRSALIGEDVLVAVSAPKEGGDARHQLRTGAGAVPVLQYTEESGLGRIMRAVLGRRLESLGVQVVFTAHLASVLRTMALDGRGIAWLPQTLVEDDIGQGSLVAAASSEWAVPLEIRLYRDSQLLGKAANAFWNTAVDG from the coding sequence ATGAATCTGATCTGGCTGGATGACTTCCTGGCGCTGGCGGCCACGGGGAATTTCTCGCGCGCGGCAGATGATCGCCACAGCTCGCAACCTGCCTTCAGCCGGCGAATTCGAGCGCTGGAGGAATGGATCGGGGCCGACCTGTTCGACCGCAGTTCGCAGCCCGCCACGCTGACGGAAGTCGGCGAGTGGTTCGCCGGAGTGGCACAGGAACTGAACGCCAGGGTGGCGCGGCTGCCCGGCGATGCCAAGAAGATCGCTGAGGCAACCTCGGTCACTTTGCGGATCGCGTCCACGCACGCTCTCTCCTTCACATTCCTGCCGCGGTGGTTGCGAAGCCTCGAATCGCACACAACGCTCGGCCCGGTGCAGCTGATGTCCGACGTGCTCGAGCGTTGCGAAGCACTGATGTTGCAGAGCAAGGTTCAATTCGTTCTGAGCCACGCGCACAGCAAGGCGCAAGGCGCGCTTGATGCTGAGCCTTTCAGATCGGCTCTGATTGGCGAGGATGTGCTGGTCGCTGTGTCGGCGCCCAAAGAGGGAGGCGACGCGCGTCACCAACTGCGGACGGGCGCCGGTGCGGTTCCCGTGCTCCAGTACACGGAGGAATCGGGATTGGGACGCATCATGCGCGCTGTTCTGGGGCGCAGGCTGGAATCGCTGGGGGTTCAGGTCGTCTTCACCGCGCACCTCGCCTCGGTCCTGCGGACGATGGCGCTCGATGGCAGGGGCATCGCGTGGCTGCCGCAGACTCTTGTAGAGGACGACATTGGGCAGGGGAGCCTGGTCGCTGCGGCCAGTAGCGAGTGGGCCGTCCCGCTGGAAATCAGGCTCTACCGCGACAGCCAGCTTTTAGGGAAGGCTGCCAACGCCTTCTGGAATACAGCTGTCGATGGCTGA
- a CDS encoding DUF1989 domain-containing protein: MSATHPSGCCRIAPQSGVAFRLRASEVLRIYDPFGEQVADLFAFAENDHACSLSSGRTIDYASKIYLTKGDVLYANDSRPMFRILEDAVGRHDFLLTPCSQEMFEILYKHRGHHPSCFENLYRAFEPFGIRPEQIGTTFNVFMNVVVAENGEVKVRPPLSRAGDFIELRAQMNLICGLTACSAENSNNGSFKPIDYEILVRPCNE, encoded by the coding sequence ATGTCTGCGACCCATCCCAGCGGCTGCTGCCGCATCGCGCCCCAGTCGGGCGTGGCCTTCCGTCTGCGAGCCAGCGAGGTTCTTCGCATCTACGACCCATTTGGAGAACAGGTGGCCGATCTCTTCGCCTTTGCCGAGAACGACCACGCGTGCAGCCTTTCGTCCGGCCGCACGATCGACTATGCGTCCAAGATCTATCTGACAAAAGGGGACGTGCTCTACGCCAATGACAGCCGCCCCATGTTCCGCATCCTCGAAGACGCCGTCGGACGGCACGACTTCCTGCTCACGCCTTGCAGCCAGGAGATGTTCGAGATCCTGTACAAGCACCGAGGCCACCATCCCAGCTGCTTCGAAAACCTTTATCGGGCCTTCGAGCCCTTCGGGATCCGGCCCGAGCAGATCGGCACGACCTTCAACGTGTTCATGAACGTCGTCGTGGCAGAGAACGGGGAAGTCAAGGTTCGGCCGCCCTTGTCCCGGGCCGGCGACTTTATCGAGCTGCGCGCACAGATGAACCTCATCTGCGGCTTGACTGCCTGCTCTGCGGAGAACTCCAACAACGGCTCGTTCAAGCCGATCGACTACGAGATCCTGGTGCGTCCCTGCAATGAGTGA
- a CDS encoding mandelate racemase/muconate lactonizing enzyme family protein, producing MKIVEIREKTIPISSPIRNAYIDFSKMTLSLVAVITDVIRDGKPVVGYGFNSNGRYGQGKLMRERFIPRILEADPASLVDDTGDNLDPHKIWNTMFTNEKPGGHGERSVAIGTIDMAVWDAVAKIEGKPLFQLLADRYGDGKPNRKIFVYAAGGYYYPGQDHKKLQDEMRSYIDRGYTVVKKKIGGASLDEDLRRIDSIMEVLQDGQKLCVDANGRFDLETAIAYAKALSQYDLFWYEEPGDPLDFELQAALRNFYKNPMATGEDLFSMQDARNLIRYGGMRPDRDWLQFDCALSYGLVEYLRTLDMLKEHGWSASRCIPHGGHQMSLNIAAGLGLGGNESYPDLFQPFGGFPDGVKVESSYVTLPDLPGIGFEGKADLYREMQALSA from the coding sequence GTGAAGATCGTCGAAATCCGCGAGAAGACCATCCCCATCAGCTCGCCGATCCGCAACGCCTACATCGACTTTAGCAAGATGACCTTGAGCCTGGTCGCCGTGATAACCGACGTGATTCGCGACGGCAAGCCGGTGGTCGGCTATGGGTTCAATTCGAACGGTCGCTATGGCCAGGGCAAGCTGATGCGCGAGCGCTTTATTCCGCGCATCCTGGAGGCCGATCCGGCGTCGCTCGTGGACGACACAGGCGACAACCTCGACCCGCACAAGATCTGGAACACGATGTTCACCAATGAAAAGCCGGGTGGACATGGCGAGCGTTCGGTGGCGATCGGAACGATCGACATGGCGGTCTGGGATGCCGTGGCCAAGATCGAAGGCAAGCCGCTCTTCCAGTTGCTGGCCGACCGCTACGGCGACGGCAAGCCGAACCGCAAGATCTTCGTCTACGCTGCCGGCGGCTACTACTATCCCGGGCAGGATCACAAGAAGCTGCAGGACGAGATGCGCAGCTACATCGACCGCGGCTACACGGTGGTCAAGAAGAAGATCGGCGGCGCCTCGCTCGACGAGGATCTGCGTCGGATCGACTCGATCATGGAGGTCCTGCAAGACGGCCAGAAGCTCTGCGTCGACGCCAACGGGCGCTTCGACCTGGAGACGGCCATCGCCTACGCCAAGGCGCTCTCGCAATACGACCTCTTCTGGTACGAAGAGCCGGGTGACCCGCTGGACTTCGAACTGCAAGCCGCGCTGCGCAACTTCTACAAGAACCCGATGGCCACGGGCGAGGATCTGTTCTCGATGCAGGACGCCCGCAACCTGATCCGCTACGGCGGCATGCGCCCGGACCGCGACTGGCTGCAATTCGATTGTGCGCTCAGCTACGGCCTGGTCGAGTACCTGCGCACCCTGGACATGCTCAAGGAGCATGGCTGGTCGGCGAGCCGTTGCATCCCGCACGGTGGCCACCAGATGTCGCTGAACATTGCCGCCGGGCTCGGGCTGGGCGGCAACGAGTCGTACCCAGACCTGTTCCAGCCCTTCGGCGGTTTCCCGGACGGCGTGAAGGTCGAGAGCAGCTACGTGACGCTGCCCGATCTGCCCGGCATCGGCTTCGAGGGCAAGGCGGATCTGTATCGCGAGATGCAGGCCCTGTCGGCCTGA
- a CDS encoding class I SAM-dependent methyltransferase, giving the protein MQEYYAARANEYDRIYLKPERQADLRQIESWLPAVFAGRSVLEVACGTGYWTQFYAQAAQRVVAVDAAPETLRIAETRVPAEKVQLVEGDAYRLPSSTVRCDAGFAGFWWSHIPRSRIDEFLRGFHAAIEPGAKVVFLDNRFVPGSSTPIAESDAEGNTYQLRALADGSTHRVLKNFPDRDALMAIVAPHAAGVGYREWEYFWALEYTRL; this is encoded by the coding sequence ATGCAGGAGTACTACGCAGCCCGTGCGAACGAATACGACAGGATCTACCTGAAGCCTGAGCGGCAAGCCGATCTGCGGCAGATCGAGAGCTGGCTTCCGGCCGTGTTTGCAGGCCGCTCGGTCTTGGAGGTCGCCTGCGGCACCGGGTACTGGACCCAGTTCTATGCGCAGGCCGCGCAGCGCGTGGTGGCAGTCGACGCGGCACCCGAGACGCTGCGCATCGCCGAGACCCGCGTACCGGCAGAGAAGGTGCAGCTTGTCGAGGGAGATGCCTACCGCCTGCCGTCATCGACGGTCAGGTGCGATGCCGGTTTTGCCGGCTTCTGGTGGTCGCACATCCCGCGCTCGCGGATCGATGAGTTCTTGCGCGGCTTCCATGCGGCGATCGAGCCGGGCGCGAAGGTAGTCTTTCTTGACAACCGCTTCGTGCCGGGCAGCAGCACGCCGATTGCGGAGAGCGATGCCGAAGGCAACACCTACCAGCTGCGGGCCTTGGCCGATGGGTCGACCCATCGCGTGCTGAAGAATTTTCCGGACCGGGATGCTTTGATGGCCATCGTCGCTCCCCACGCGGCGGGCGTCGGGTACCGGGAATGGGAGTACTTCTGGGCGCTGGAGTACACGCGTTTGTAG
- the gntA gene encoding guanitoxin biosynthesis heme-dependent pre-guanitoxin N-hydroxylase GntA, with protein MSEQKPAGVQPPFPPRSTSSDNTAAASAKLQTFISDRSFPCVGAKSALNKDRMRFANFGRLGDASEASKLCDALLAYANDFREPGSAPVSFVALFECEELEEREFERRLWQQLEAMHKVDRARGFDWDPTVGKDPEREDFSFSIGGRAYFVVGLHPGASRMARRAPMPCLVFNFHDQFETLKALGKYQSMQETIRKRDMALQGSVNPVLSRFGEASEARQYSGRVVGEGWKCPFHTGKE; from the coding sequence ATGAGTGAACAAAAACCCGCCGGCGTTCAGCCACCCTTTCCTCCACGCAGCACAAGTTCAGACAACACTGCTGCCGCCTCCGCAAAACTCCAAACCTTCATTTCCGACAGGTCCTTTCCATGTGTCGGTGCGAAATCGGCGCTCAACAAGGACCGTATGCGTTTTGCAAACTTTGGCCGCCTGGGCGACGCATCGGAAGCTTCCAAGCTCTGCGATGCGCTGCTGGCCTATGCCAACGACTTTCGCGAGCCGGGCAGTGCGCCCGTGAGCTTCGTCGCGCTCTTCGAATGCGAAGAGCTTGAGGAGAGGGAGTTCGAACGCCGCCTGTGGCAACAGCTCGAGGCCATGCACAAGGTCGACAGGGCGCGTGGATTCGACTGGGACCCCACGGTCGGCAAGGACCCGGAACGGGAAGACTTTTCCTTCAGCATCGGAGGGCGCGCCTACTTCGTCGTCGGCCTGCACCCCGGCGCAAGCCGGATGGCGCGCCGGGCGCCCATGCCGTGCCTGGTTTTCAACTTCCACGATCAGTTCGAGACGCTGAAGGCCTTGGGCAAGTACCAAAGCATGCAGGAGACCATTCGGAAGCGCGACATGGCGCTTCAAGGATCGGTCAATCCGGTTCTTTCGCGCTTTGGCGAAGCTTCCGAGGCCAGGCAGTACTCTGGGCGCGTCGTCGGGGAAGGCTGGAAATGTCCTTTTCACACAGGGAAAGAATAG
- a CDS encoding sensor histidine kinase, translating into MKLSRFLTERAEEILVEWEAFAKTLEPAAALMTSAALRDHAHLIIKAFALDIENSQSKAEQTAKSHGDSPGKFPQSAASIHGTLREVSGFSLVQLTAEFRALRASVLRIWLPSISEFNQEVHEELVRFNEAVDQALAESAVTFSEHNNQTRERFLAILGHDLRTPLAAVSMTGSLLERSSSVEGNAAIGKRLLRSAATMSTMVNDLLEYSRTQLGGKMPMAPVPADMRDIVQAALHNAASAHPDCIFELHLRGDLSGVFDDVRLQQVVVNLLANAAQYRAKGTNVKLDVSGELNDVLLSVTNFGPAIPPESLKTIFSAMVQLPVDGEQPGRPRTSLGLGLFIARETALAHGGSIDVSSTDADGTTFTVRIPRAIAPPKAPVAPAT; encoded by the coding sequence ATGAAGCTTTCCCGATTTCTAACGGAGCGTGCTGAAGAAATTCTGGTGGAGTGGGAAGCCTTCGCCAAGACGTTGGAGCCTGCGGCCGCGTTGATGACCAGCGCGGCTCTGCGCGACCACGCGCATCTCATCATCAAAGCCTTTGCGCTGGACATCGAAAACTCCCAAAGCAAGGCTGAGCAAACCGCCAAGTCGCATGGCGACAGCCCAGGCAAGTTCCCCCAGAGTGCAGCCTCCATCCATGGCACGCTGCGCGAGGTGAGCGGCTTCTCGCTCGTGCAGCTGACGGCGGAATTCCGCGCGCTGCGCGCGAGCGTCCTGCGCATTTGGCTGCCAAGCATCAGCGAGTTCAACCAGGAAGTCCACGAGGAGCTGGTGCGGTTCAACGAGGCGGTGGACCAAGCGTTGGCCGAGTCGGCAGTGACCTTCTCGGAGCACAACAACCAGACGCGAGAGCGCTTCCTCGCGATCCTCGGACACGACCTGCGCACGCCTCTCGCTGCCGTCAGCATGACCGGCTCGCTCCTCGAGCGGTCGAGTTCGGTGGAAGGCAACGCGGCGATTGGCAAGCGGCTGCTTCGCAGCGCGGCCACCATGTCGACGATGGTTAACGATCTGTTGGAATACTCGCGCACGCAGCTTGGTGGCAAGATGCCCATGGCTCCGGTGCCGGCGGACATGCGCGACATCGTTCAGGCGGCGCTGCACAACGCTGCTTCGGCGCACCCGGACTGCATATTCGAATTACATCTGCGTGGCGACCTTTCGGGCGTCTTCGACGACGTACGGCTGCAGCAGGTCGTCGTCAATTTGCTCGCGAATGCTGCTCAATACAGAGCGAAGGGGACGAACGTCAAGCTCGACGTTTCCGGCGAGCTCAACGACGTTTTGCTCTCGGTGACGAACTTCGGCCCTGCCATCCCCCCGGAGTCGCTTAAAACGATTTTCAGTGCGATGGTACAGCTCCCCGTCGACGGAGAGCAGCCTGGGCGCCCGCGAACCAGCCTTGGCTTGGGGCTGTTCATCGCTCGGGAAACTGCGTTGGCCCACGGTGGCTCGATCGACGTCTCGTCTACCGATGCTGACGGCACGACCTTTACAGTCCGCATTCCCCGCGCCATTGCGCCGCCAAAAGCGCCAGTGGCACCGGCGACCTGA
- a CDS encoding AAC(3)-I family aminoglycoside N-acetyltransferase codes for MTTTSGYTIQRLSEDSGELMNALLCVFGEAFDDADTYGAKRPRPEYLRQLLASETFIALAAVEGSQVIGGLAAYELRKFEQERSEIYIYDLAVAAAHRRRGVATELIRELQRAGAERGAYVIFVQADPPDAPAIALYSKLGVREDVLHFDIPVPCPANRG; via the coding sequence ATGACCACCACAAGCGGCTACACCATCCAGCGCCTCTCCGAGGATTCGGGGGAGCTCATGAACGCCCTCCTCTGCGTCTTCGGCGAGGCTTTCGACGATGCGGACACCTACGGGGCAAAGCGCCCTCGGCCAGAGTACCTTCGGCAGCTGCTCGCCAGCGAGACCTTCATTGCATTGGCGGCCGTGGAAGGGTCGCAGGTCATTGGGGGCCTCGCAGCGTACGAATTGAGGAAGTTCGAGCAGGAGCGCAGCGAGATCTATATCTACGACCTTGCCGTTGCTGCGGCGCACCGGCGAAGAGGGGTTGCCACCGAATTGATCCGGGAACTTCAGCGCGCCGGCGCCGAACGCGGGGCTTATGTCATCTTCGTCCAGGCAGATCCGCCTGACGCGCCGGCGATCGCGTTGTATTCGAAGCTCGGGGTGCGCGAAGACGTGCTGCATTTCGACATCCCAGTCCCCTGCCCCGCGAATCGAGGTTGA
- a CDS encoding extracellular catalytic domain type 1 short-chain-length polyhydroxyalkanoate depolymerase — protein MQTAMLSANPYLSWFQIASDMHAAFFVRPAEGGSEVEPVAERMQRHDGYSLYVPASAPLRKAPMVVMLHGAGQEPDDFAAGTRMNLVAERRGFIVLYPAQSTQASAHRCWNWFDKGHQVRGQGEPARIADLTQRIAGDQQVDPLRIFVAGLSAGGAMAALLGELYPEVYAAVGVHSGLAARAGSDLQTALAAMRGAGTPGEGAETGMPTIVFHGDRDDTVHLVNSEHVIDASMGVGCAFVSSDECSADGRRATRRVYSRSDAVECGEHWTLHNAPHAWSGGSSAGSFAVPFGPDASDEMLRFFADRPRNKTRRPEVTPKRATQGT, from the coding sequence ATGCAAACTGCCATGCTTTCCGCCAATCCGTACTTGTCGTGGTTCCAGATCGCATCTGACATGCACGCTGCATTCTTTGTGCGGCCGGCCGAGGGTGGCAGCGAGGTCGAACCGGTGGCCGAGCGGATGCAGAGGCATGACGGCTACAGCTTGTACGTGCCCGCGAGTGCGCCGCTGCGAAAAGCGCCCATGGTCGTGATGCTTCACGGCGCCGGGCAGGAGCCGGACGACTTCGCGGCCGGGACCCGGATGAACCTCGTCGCCGAGCGGCGCGGGTTCATCGTGCTGTATCCGGCACAGTCGACGCAGGCTAGTGCACACCGATGCTGGAACTGGTTCGACAAGGGGCATCAGGTCCGCGGCCAGGGCGAGCCGGCGCGCATCGCCGACTTAACCCAGCGTATTGCAGGTGATCAACAGGTCGATCCCCTTCGCATCTTCGTCGCCGGCTTGTCGGCGGGCGGGGCCATGGCCGCCTTGCTCGGGGAACTCTACCCCGAGGTGTATGCCGCAGTCGGCGTGCACTCAGGCCTGGCGGCGCGCGCCGGCTCGGATCTACAAACGGCCCTCGCGGCGATGCGTGGTGCGGGCACCCCCGGGGAAGGGGCGGAGACCGGGATGCCGACCATCGTCTTCCACGGCGATAGAGACGATACGGTGCACTTGGTAAATAGCGAACACGTCATCGATGCTTCCATGGGGGTCGGATGTGCGTTCGTGTCCAGCGACGAGTGCAGCGCCGACGGACGCCGCGCGACGCGGCGGGTCTATTCGAGATCGGACGCTGTCGAGTGCGGAGAACATTGGACCTTGCACAATGCGCCGCATGCTTGGTCGGGCGGCAGCAGTGCAGGTTCCTTCGCTGTTCCGTTTGGTCCGGATGCGAGCGATGAAATGCTGCGATTCTTCGCGGATCGTCCGCGGAACAAAACCAGACGCCCGGAGGTGACGCCTAAAAGGGCGACGCAGGGCACGTGA
- a CDS encoding patatin-like phospholipase family protein produces MPNSSPRVLNLALQGGGAHGAFTWGVLDRLLEHDDLVPGRISGTSAGALNGAALATGYAHGGREGAKANLALLWRKIAEAGAPLTFLLLPLRKPGMGVWDDAMPLLSPYQANPLGMEPVRYILNAVADIKAMRQPSAPQLYVNAVNVHSGCSRVFGPQDLSIDALLASSCAPLMFQKEL; encoded by the coding sequence TTGCCTAATAGCTCCCCGCGCGTATTGAATCTGGCGCTTCAAGGTGGCGGCGCGCATGGCGCGTTTACCTGGGGCGTTCTGGACAGGCTGCTCGAGCATGACGACCTGGTTCCGGGCCGCATCAGCGGCACCAGCGCTGGCGCGCTCAACGGTGCCGCGCTGGCCACGGGCTATGCGCATGGCGGGCGTGAAGGCGCCAAGGCGAACCTGGCCCTGCTCTGGCGCAAGATTGCCGAGGCTGGGGCGCCGCTGACCTTCCTGCTCCTGCCATTGAGAAAGCCCGGGATGGGCGTCTGGGACGACGCAATGCCATTGCTGTCGCCTTACCAGGCCAATCCGCTCGGCATGGAGCCGGTGCGCTACATCCTGAATGCGGTCGCGGACATCAAGGCCATGCGGCAGCCGAGCGCGCCACAGCTCTACGTCAACGCGGTGAACGTGCACAGCGGGTGTTCGCGCGTATTTGGCCCGCAGGACTTGTCGATCGATGCCCTCCTGGCCTCCTCGTGTGCACCCCTCATGTTCCAGAAGGAGTTGTAG
- a CDS encoding sterol desaturase family protein: MMTERQRQFREQYISQVSPLYNGLLHIAVLYGVGIAAIWYCLTHMQAASWEWLLAVPVFVAGNFAEWFIHRYVMHRRIDVFALRAIYERHTRQHHQYFTDLEPTIDTTREFRIVFFPWRVLATLGVAGTLLGWLTSLVLNANAGYIVLLTMVAQYLVYETFHCCCHLHDNWFVRNMPFVNTIRRHHAAHHNMGVMMKFNMNLTFPIADWFLGTTDLRRGLLGHLFNGYSDKHVKEELRPIIDKFRHDHSRVTLDGPELTQQEESVMASAPLAR, translated from the coding sequence ATGATGACCGAACGCCAGCGCCAGTTCCGCGAGCAATACATTTCCCAGGTCAGCCCGCTCTACAACGGTCTGTTGCACATCGCGGTGCTCTACGGGGTCGGAATTGCCGCGATCTGGTATTGCCTCACGCACATGCAAGCCGCGAGCTGGGAGTGGCTCCTCGCTGTGCCGGTCTTTGTCGCGGGCAACTTCGCCGAGTGGTTCATTCACCGGTACGTGATGCACCGCCGCATCGACGTCTTCGCGCTGCGCGCGATCTACGAGCGGCACACGCGCCAGCACCACCAGTATTTCACCGACCTCGAGCCAACAATCGATACGACGCGTGAATTCCGCATCGTGTTCTTTCCGTGGCGCGTGCTGGCGACCTTAGGGGTGGCCGGAACGCTGCTGGGCTGGCTCACGTCCCTGGTACTGAACGCCAATGCGGGCTACATCGTGTTGCTGACCATGGTGGCCCAGTACCTCGTGTACGAAACCTTCCATTGCTGCTGCCACCTTCACGACAACTGGTTCGTGCGCAACATGCCCTTCGTCAATACGATCCGCCGCCACCACGCGGCTCACCACAACATGGGGGTCATGATGAAGTTCAACATGAACCTCACCTTTCCGATTGCGGACTGGTTCCTGGGAACTACTGATCTGCGGCGCGGCTTGCTCGGCCACCTCTTCAACGGCTACAGCGACAAGCATGTGAAGGAGGAACTGCGTCCGATCATCGACAAGTTCCGCCACGACCATTCGCGCGTGACACTCGATGGGCCTGAGTTGACGCAGCAGGAAGAGAGTGTCATGGCCAGCGCTCCGCTCGCCCGCTGA
- a CDS encoding tripartite tricarboxylate transporter substrate-binding protein has protein sequence MNNLWRCVAGVALAGSAMLALADFPDKPVTIVVPFAAGGPTDKIARDLAEALRKPLGQTVVVDNTIGAGGTIGAAKVARATPDGYTLLVSHIGMATAPALYRKLSYKVPEDFVTLGLINEAPSVLIGKPGLAANNFAELRQWITANGTKVNLANAGLGSASHLCGLMFQSALKTPMTPVPYKGTAPAMTDLIGGQVDVMCEQVVNAVPQIEGKKVKVYGITSLQRLPLPALKDAPTLSEAGLKDFNVQVWHGLYAPKGTPPAVIARLNAALRAALKDPELVKREEALGLTVVNDERLDPAGHKKFLETEKARWSKVIKDAGEYAD, from the coding sequence ATGAACAATCTTTGGCGCTGCGTCGCTGGCGTGGCCTTGGCCGGTTCCGCCATGCTGGCTCTGGCAGACTTCCCAGATAAGCCAGTCACCATCGTCGTGCCCTTCGCGGCTGGCGGGCCCACCGACAAGATCGCTCGCGATCTGGCGGAAGCGCTTCGCAAGCCGCTCGGGCAGACCGTCGTCGTCGACAACACGATCGGCGCCGGCGGCACGATCGGGGCGGCCAAGGTGGCCAGGGCGACTCCCGACGGCTACACGCTGCTGGTGAGCCACATAGGCATGGCGACCGCTCCCGCGCTCTACCGCAAGCTGAGCTACAAGGTGCCGGAGGACTTCGTGACCCTGGGGCTGATCAACGAAGCACCGTCGGTCCTGATCGGCAAGCCGGGCCTGGCGGCGAACAACTTCGCGGAGCTGCGCCAGTGGATCACCGCGAACGGCACCAAGGTGAACCTCGCCAACGCGGGCCTGGGCTCCGCATCGCACCTGTGCGGCCTTATGTTCCAGAGTGCACTGAAGACCCCGATGACGCCAGTGCCGTACAAGGGAACGGCGCCAGCCATGACCGACCTGATCGGCGGACAGGTCGATGTGATGTGCGAGCAGGTTGTCAACGCGGTACCGCAAATCGAAGGCAAGAAAGTCAAGGTCTACGGCATCACCAGCCTGCAGCGGCTACCGCTCCCGGCCCTGAAGGACGCGCCGACGCTCTCGGAAGCCGGCCTGAAGGACTTCAACGTCCAAGTCTGGCACGGTCTGTACGCGCCGAAGGGCACGCCGCCTGCCGTGATTGCAAGGCTCAACGCCGCGTTGCGCGCCGCCTTGAAGGATCCAGAGTTGGTCAAGCGCGAAGAGGCGCTAGGACTCACGGTGGTGAATGACGAGCGCCTGGACCCGGCGGGCCACAAGAAGTTCCTGGAGACCGAGAAGGCGCGGTGGTCGAAGGTGATCAAGGACGCGGGCGAGTACGCCGACTAG